One genomic segment of Candidatus Poseidoniia archaeon includes these proteins:
- a CDS encoding TPD domain-containing protein, giving the protein MEEKVYREILRELDRHRGYGVHTGVEEVAGKFEQPYDAVRAIRSQFLQRKSIKNHYRVKDRARKHLERWKTGVSIGDLALELDFPPVLLANFLLMEMRNSKKRTKEMLKNLKLVKDERLRKELEDVTTRDELYTPISHNKQAAEGDRREDRLAVWLDGQKLEYFTENDLRQGTVEGKTPDFLLLQPLVWHGDEYHWVESKASFGDDYIHRKNHRGQVSQYVELYGHGMLVYWYGYLTNLQRKNYVIVDRRELGLE; this is encoded by the coding sequence GTGGAAGAGAAGGTTTACCGGGAAATTCTCAGGGAGCTGGACCGGCATCGCGGCTATGGTGTGCATACCGGTGTCGAGGAAGTGGCCGGCAAGTTCGAGCAACCGTACGATGCCGTGCGCGCCATTCGCTCGCAGTTCCTGCAACGCAAGTCAATCAAGAACCATTACCGCGTCAAGGACCGCGCCCGCAAGCACCTGGAGCGCTGGAAGACGGGAGTTTCCATCGGCGACCTGGCGCTCGAACTGGACTTTCCGCCGGTGCTGCTCGCCAACTTCCTGCTAATGGAAATGCGCAACTCCAAGAAGCGCACCAAGGAAATGCTGAAGAACCTGAAGCTGGTCAAGGACGAGCGACTGCGGAAAGAGCTCGAGGATGTGACCACGCGCGACGAACTCTACACTCCCATCTCGCACAACAAGCAGGCGGCCGAGGGCGACCGCCGTGAGGACCGGCTGGCAGTGTGGCTCGACGGGCAAAAGCTGGAATACTTCACCGAGAACGACCTGCGGCAGGGAACTGTCGAGGGCAAGACGCCTGACTTCCTGCTGCTGCAGCCGCTGGTGTGGCATGGCGACGAATACCACTGGGTCGAATCCAAGGCGAGCTTCGGCGACGACTATATCCACCGCAAGAACCACCGCGGGCAAGTTTCCCAGTATGTCGAGCTTTACGGCCACGGCATGCTGGTCTACTGGTACGGCTACCTGACCAACCTGCAGCGCAAGAACTACGTCATCGTCGACCGGCGCGAGCTGGGCCTCGAATAA
- a CDS encoding PQQ-dependent sugar dehydrogenase: MEGRSWLQAWLALLLVLFLLSVSWRNLPEEQSQAQYSRPIYEYAHNGEAASVTGGHVYHGAAVPSLAGKYIFGDYTYGRIWALERTDGGPQVELLIDSLEDPAWEARLSASAFGIDDAGELYVADRGGSIWRFTEANGTLALVDTFPGLEFVNPVGLAATGDGRLCIVEQPGRVICPHDGNATVLLDIRETVNDGDWEQGLLGLAFHPGFAENGRFFVTYTTYEDGALRLAEFSASANMTGARNHANLSSQRVLLKVAQPYPNHNGGHLEFGPDGYLFLGLGDGGKYSDAFANAQNLETLKGSLLRLDIDEGDPYGIPDDNPFADGGGRPEIWAYGFRNPWKFSFDPATSELWLGDVGQDEWEEINIVERGGNYGWAYYEGMHCYESPFEFYDGWDCSGLDLQAERAWLWERVLLNPLALLLLGGSLFIARRLGQQP; this comes from the coding sequence ATGGAGGGTCGCAGTTGGCTGCAGGCATGGCTGGCGCTGCTGCTGGTACTGTTCCTGCTCTCTGTCAGTTGGCGTAACCTGCCCGAGGAGCAGTCGCAGGCACAATATAGCCGTCCGATCTATGAATATGCACACAACGGCGAAGCTGCATCCGTCACAGGTGGGCACGTCTATCACGGCGCAGCGGTACCGTCACTCGCCGGCAAGTACATTTTCGGAGACTACACTTACGGCAGGATATGGGCGCTCGAGCGCACTGACGGCGGCCCGCAGGTCGAGCTGCTCATAGATTCGCTGGAGGACCCGGCGTGGGAGGCACGGCTCTCTGCCAGCGCATTCGGCATTGATGATGCCGGTGAGCTTTATGTGGCCGATCGTGGCGGCAGCATATGGCGTTTTACCGAGGCCAACGGAACTCTAGCTCTAGTGGACACGTTTCCGGGGTTGGAGTTCGTGAACCCTGTCGGCCTTGCAGCCACGGGTGACGGCCGGCTCTGTATTGTCGAGCAGCCCGGCCGTGTTATCTGTCCGCACGACGGCAACGCCACGGTCTTGCTCGACATTCGTGAAACGGTAAACGACGGCGACTGGGAACAGGGTCTCCTCGGGCTGGCGTTCCATCCCGGCTTCGCGGAGAACGGTCGCTTCTTTGTCACTTACACCACGTATGAAGATGGTGCCCTGCGGCTGGCCGAGTTCAGCGCCAGTGCCAACATGACCGGGGCCCGCAATCATGCCAACTTGAGCAGTCAGCGGGTGCTGCTCAAGGTGGCGCAACCCTATCCCAACCATAACGGCGGCCACCTGGAATTCGGCCCCGACGGCTATCTCTTTTTGGGGCTCGGTGACGGCGGCAAGTACAGCGACGCCTTCGCCAACGCGCAAAACCTGGAAACATTGAAGGGGTCGCTGCTACGGCTCGATATCGACGAGGGCGACCCATATGGAATCCCGGATGACAACCCCTTCGCTGATGGTGGAGGCCGCCCTGAAATTTGGGCGTATGGCTTCCGCAACCCCTGGAAGTTCAGTTTCGACCCAGCGACAAGCGAGTTATGGCTGGGTGACGTAGGGCAGGATGAGTGGGAGGAGATTAACATTGTTGAGCGTGGCGGCAACTACGGCTGGGCCTACTACGAGGGGATGCACTGCTATGAATCACCTTTCGAATTTTACGACGGCTGGGACTGCTCTGGGCTTGACCTACAGGCAGAACGTGCATGGCTCTGGGAACGGGTGCTGCTCAACCCTCTGGCGCTGCTGCTGCTCGGTGGGAGCCTGTTCATCGCGCGCCGACTGGGGCAGCAGCCGTAG